In Malania oleifera isolate guangnan ecotype guangnan chromosome 8, ASM2987363v1, whole genome shotgun sequence, a single window of DNA contains:
- the LOC131161614 gene encoding pheophytinase, chloroplastic isoform X1: MRVRVAAAAATDLPLPLAAKVKIRLRCIRRKRVPATTPTTTPNHIPNAVSSKQYYCCSSSRSRQIQTTCLSLGVREIRERYCKKWEWKGHGINYLVLTAAQRQSPSPPPLLLVHGFGASIPHWRRNILTLAETYTVYAIDLLGFGASDKPPGFAYTMEIWAQLILDFLDEIVQKPTVLIGNSVGSLACVIAATESTQDLVRGLVLLNCAGGMNNKAIVDDWRIRLLLPLLWLFDFLLKQRIIASAIFERVKQRDNLRNILLSVYGNKESVDEDLVEVQIIREPANDEGALDAFISIVTGPPGPNPVRLMPRISNLPVLVLWGDEDPLTPLDGPVGKFFCSLPNISLFVLEGVGHCPHDDRPDLVHEKLLPWLHSLLLP; encoded by the exons ATGAGGGTAAGggtagctgctgctgctgctactgatcttcctcttcctcttgcTGCAAAAGTGAAGATCAGGTTGAGGTGCATCAGAAGAAAAAGAGTCCCCGCCACCACCCCCACTACCACTCCCAACCATATTCCCAATGCTGTTTCCTCTAAACAATATTATTGCTGCAGCAGCAGCAGGAGCAGGCAGATCCAAACGACGTGTTTGAGTTTGGGGGTGAGGGAGATAAGGGAGAGGTACTGCAAGAAGTGGGAGTGGAAGGGCCACGGCATCAACTACTTGGTGCTCACTGCCGCTCAGCGTCAGtccccctcccctccccccctCCTCCTCGTTCACGGCTTCGGCGCCTCCATTCCTCACTGGCGCAG GAATATCTTGACCCTGGCTGAAACTTACACGGTTTATGCTATTGATCTTCTTGGTTTTGGTGCTTCGGATAAACCTCCAGGCTTTGCATATACAATGGAAATATGGGCACAG TTAATACTGGATTTCTTGGACGAAATCGTTCAGAAGCCAACTGTGCTGATAGGAAACTCCGTGGGGAGTCTGGCCTGCGTAATTGCGGCAACAG AGTCTACTCAAGACTTGGTCCGAGGGCTTGTGCTGCTAAACTGTGCAGGTGGCATGAACAACAAGGCAATTGTTGATGATTGGCGAATCAGACTGCTATTACCTTTGCTCTGGTTGTTCGACTTCTTATTGAAGCAAAGGATCATTGCTTCCGCAATCTTTGAGCGTGTCAAGCAGAG GGATAATCTAAGGAACATTTTACTGTCTGTTTATGGAAATAAAGAATCCGTGGATGAGGATCTAGTGGAG GTGCAGATCATCAGGGAGCCAGCAAATGATGAAGGAGCACTTGACGCTTTCATTTCCATAGTGACTGGCCCGCCGGGGCCAAATCCGGTGAGGTTGATGCCAAGGATCTCTAATTTGCCAGTGCTAGTTCTGTGGGGTGATGAAGACCCATTGACTCCGCTGGATGGGCCTGTGGGTAAATTCTTCTGTTCACTGCCAAATATAAGCCTCTTCGTATTGGAAGGGGTGGGGCATTGTCCCCATGATGACAGACCTGACCTGGTTCATGAAAAGCTGCTTCCATGGTTGCATTCCCTGCTGCTTCCTTAG
- the LOC131161614 gene encoding pheophytinase, chloroplastic isoform X2 — MRVRVAAAAATDLPLPLAAKVKIRLRCIRRKRVPATTPTTTPNHIPNAVSSKQYYCCSSSRSRQIQTTCLSLGVREIRERYCKKWEWKGHGINYLVLTAAQRQSPSPPPLLLVHGFGASIPHWRRNILTLAETYTVYAIDLLGFGASDKPPGFAYTMEIWAQLILDFLDEIVQKPTVLIGNSVGSLACVIAATESTQDLVRGLVLLNCAGGMNNKAIVDDWRIRLLLPLLWLFDFLLKQRIIASAIFERVKQRDNLRNILLSVYGNKESVDEDLVEIIREPANDEGALDAFISIVTGPPGPNPVRLMPRISNLPVLVLWGDEDPLTPLDGPVGKFFCSLPNISLFVLEGVGHCPHDDRPDLVHEKLLPWLHSLLLP, encoded by the exons ATGAGGGTAAGggtagctgctgctgctgctactgatcttcctcttcctcttgcTGCAAAAGTGAAGATCAGGTTGAGGTGCATCAGAAGAAAAAGAGTCCCCGCCACCACCCCCACTACCACTCCCAACCATATTCCCAATGCTGTTTCCTCTAAACAATATTATTGCTGCAGCAGCAGCAGGAGCAGGCAGATCCAAACGACGTGTTTGAGTTTGGGGGTGAGGGAGATAAGGGAGAGGTACTGCAAGAAGTGGGAGTGGAAGGGCCACGGCATCAACTACTTGGTGCTCACTGCCGCTCAGCGTCAGtccccctcccctccccccctCCTCCTCGTTCACGGCTTCGGCGCCTCCATTCCTCACTGGCGCAG GAATATCTTGACCCTGGCTGAAACTTACACGGTTTATGCTATTGATCTTCTTGGTTTTGGTGCTTCGGATAAACCTCCAGGCTTTGCATATACAATGGAAATATGGGCACAG TTAATACTGGATTTCTTGGACGAAATCGTTCAGAAGCCAACTGTGCTGATAGGAAACTCCGTGGGGAGTCTGGCCTGCGTAATTGCGGCAACAG AGTCTACTCAAGACTTGGTCCGAGGGCTTGTGCTGCTAAACTGTGCAGGTGGCATGAACAACAAGGCAATTGTTGATGATTGGCGAATCAGACTGCTATTACCTTTGCTCTGGTTGTTCGACTTCTTATTGAAGCAAAGGATCATTGCTTCCGCAATCTTTGAGCGTGTCAAGCAGAG GGATAATCTAAGGAACATTTTACTGTCTGTTTATGGAAATAAAGAATCCGTGGATGAGGATCTAGTGGAG ATCATCAGGGAGCCAGCAAATGATGAAGGAGCACTTGACGCTTTCATTTCCATAGTGACTGGCCCGCCGGGGCCAAATCCGGTGAGGTTGATGCCAAGGATCTCTAATTTGCCAGTGCTAGTTCTGTGGGGTGATGAAGACCCATTGACTCCGCTGGATGGGCCTGTGGGTAAATTCTTCTGTTCACTGCCAAATATAAGCCTCTTCGTATTGGAAGGGGTGGGGCATTGTCCCCATGATGACAGACCTGACCTGGTTCATGAAAAGCTGCTTCCATGGTTGCATTCCCTGCTGCTTCCTTAG